From Streptomyces sp. TLI_105, the proteins below share one genomic window:
- a CDS encoding dihydrolipoamide acetyltransferase family protein, giving the protein MPDVGEGLTEAEILTWYVKPGDTVTDGQVVCEVETAKAAVELPIPYDGVVHELHHPEGATVDVGRPIISVATAAAAPVAAAAPAAPSAPAREPVLVGYGVSEGPTRRRPRKQGAAVTAVPEREPRPTTAPAPEPPVVASVEPAVVEPVGAEPAAAPARPLAKPPVRKLAKDLGVDLATVTPTGLDGIISREDVHRAAAPAPQPEPEQRFTVPERTPAPDPAAAPVAEASGGARVTRIPVKGVRRATARAMVASAFSAPHVTEFVTVDVTRTMKLVEELRSDPDMAGLRVTPLLLVAKALLVAIKRNPEINASWDEMNQEIVIRHDVNLGIAAATPRGLIVPNIKDAHIKTLPRLAGDLGELVAAAKEGKTPPSAMADGTVTITNVGVFGVDTGTPILNPGEAAILAVGAIRRRPWVHKGKMKPRQVTTLALSFDHRLVDGELGSKVLADVAGLLEQPKRFLTWG; this is encoded by the coding sequence ATGCCCGACGTGGGCGAGGGGCTCACCGAGGCCGAGATCCTCACCTGGTACGTCAAGCCCGGCGACACCGTCACCGACGGCCAGGTGGTGTGCGAGGTCGAGACCGCGAAGGCCGCCGTCGAGCTGCCGATCCCGTACGACGGGGTGGTCCACGAGCTGCACCACCCGGAGGGCGCCACCGTCGACGTCGGCAGGCCGATCATCTCCGTGGCGACGGCCGCCGCGGCCCCGGTGGCCGCCGCGGCTCCCGCGGCCCCTTCCGCTCCCGCCCGGGAGCCGGTCCTGGTGGGCTACGGCGTCTCCGAGGGCCCGACCCGCCGCCGGCCGCGCAAGCAGGGGGCGGCCGTCACCGCCGTACCGGAACGGGAGCCGCGGCCGACGACGGCTCCCGCACCGGAGCCGCCGGTGGTGGCGTCGGTGGAGCCGGCGGTGGTGGAGCCGGTGGGGGCGGAACCGGCCGCCGCGCCGGCACGGCCGCTGGCCAAGCCGCCGGTGCGCAAGCTGGCCAAGGACCTCGGCGTGGACCTGGCGACGGTGACCCCCACCGGCCTCGACGGGATCATCAGCCGGGAGGACGTCCACCGCGCGGCGGCCCCGGCCCCGCAGCCGGAGCCCGAGCAGCGGTTCACCGTCCCGGAGCGGACGCCGGCCCCGGACCCGGCGGCGGCCCCGGTCGCGGAGGCTTCCGGCGGCGCCCGGGTGACCCGTATCCCCGTGAAGGGCGTACGGAGGGCCACGGCCCGGGCCATGGTGGCGAGTGCCTTCTCCGCCCCGCACGTCACCGAGTTCGTGACGGTCGACGTGACGCGCACGATGAAGCTCGTCGAGGAGCTGAGGTCCGACCCCGACATGGCCGGCCTCCGCGTCACCCCGCTCCTCCTCGTCGCGAAGGCGCTGCTCGTCGCGATCAAGCGCAATCCCGAGATCAACGCGTCCTGGGACGAGATGAACCAGGAGATCGTCATCCGCCACGACGTGAACCTGGGCATCGCCGCGGCCACCCCGCGCGGCCTCATCGTGCCGAACATCAAGGACGCCCACATCAAGACGCTTCCCCGCCTCGCCGGCGACCTCGGTGAGCTCGTGGCGGCGGCCAAGGAGGGCAAGACCCCGCCCTCGGCCATGGCGGACGGCACCGTGACCATCACCAACGTCGGCGTCTTCGGCGTCGACACCGGCACACCGATCCTCAACCCCGGGGAGGCGGCGATCCTCGCCGTCGGCGCCATCAGGCGCCGGCCCTGGGTGCACAAGGGAAAGATGAAGCCCCGTCAGGTCACCACTCTCGCCCTCTCCTTCGACCACCGGCTGGTCGACGGCGAGCTGGGCTCCAAGGTCCTCGCCGACGTGGCCGGGCTCCTTGAGCAGCCCAAACGGTTCCTGACCTGGGGATGA
- a CDS encoding acetolactate synthase large subunit — MTNAVQHSAGTDRLPATAPPRPEGRFDTAVEHVTGAQSLIRSLEEVGADTVFGIPGGAILPAYDPMMDSQRVRHILVRHEQGAGHAATGYAQATGKVGVCMATSGPGATNLVTPIADAHMDSVPLVAITGQVASKAIGTDAFQEADICGITMPITKHNFLVTRAEDIPRTIAEAFHIASTGRPGPVLVDIAKDALQAKTTFSWPPQTDLPGYRPVTKPHAKQIREAAKLITAARRPVLYVGGGVIKAGATAELKILAELTGAPVTTTLMALGAFPDSHPLHVGMPGMHGAVTAVTALQKADLIVALGARFDDRVTGRLDSFAPYAKIVHADIDPAEIGKNRAADVPIVGDAREVIADLVQAVQAEHSEGHRGDYSAWWSDLSRWRETYPLGYDLPEDGSLSPQQVIQRIGQLAPAGTIFAAGVGQHQMWAAHFIDYEQPATWLNSGGAGTMGYAVPAAMGAKAGMPDRTVWAVDGDGCFQMTNQELTTCALNNIPIKVAIINNGALGMVRQWQTLFYNQRYSNTVLHSGPDDVRANRGTRVPDFVKLSEAMGCVALRCEDPADLDKVIAEANAINDRPVVIDFIVHEDAQVWPMVAAGTSNDEVMAARGVRPDFGDGEDD; from the coding sequence ATGACGAACGCCGTGCAACACAGCGCGGGGACCGACCGCTTGCCCGCCACCGCTCCGCCCCGGCCGGAAGGACGGTTCGACACCGCCGTCGAGCACGTCACGGGTGCGCAGTCCCTGATCCGCTCTCTCGAGGAAGTGGGCGCCGACACCGTCTTCGGCATCCCGGGCGGCGCGATCCTGCCCGCCTACGACCCGATGATGGACTCGCAGCGGGTGCGTCACATCCTGGTCCGGCACGAGCAGGGCGCCGGGCACGCGGCCACCGGTTACGCGCAGGCCACCGGCAAGGTCGGCGTCTGCATGGCGACCTCGGGTCCGGGAGCGACGAATCTGGTGACGCCGATCGCCGACGCGCACATGGACTCGGTCCCGCTGGTGGCGATCACCGGCCAGGTGGCCTCGAAGGCGATCGGTACGGACGCCTTCCAGGAGGCGGACATCTGCGGCATCACGATGCCGATCACGAAGCACAACTTCCTGGTGACCAGGGCCGAGGACATCCCGCGGACGATCGCGGAGGCCTTCCACATCGCCTCCACCGGCCGGCCGGGCCCGGTGCTGGTGGACATCGCCAAGGACGCGCTGCAGGCGAAGACCACCTTCAGCTGGCCGCCGCAGACCGATCTGCCCGGCTACCGGCCGGTGACCAAGCCGCACGCCAAGCAGATCCGTGAGGCCGCGAAGCTGATCACCGCCGCCAGGCGGCCGGTCCTGTACGTCGGCGGCGGCGTGATCAAGGCCGGTGCGACGGCCGAGCTGAAGATCCTCGCCGAGCTGACCGGCGCCCCGGTGACCACCACCCTGATGGCCCTCGGCGCGTTCCCGGACAGCCATCCGCTGCACGTGGGCATGCCGGGCATGCACGGGGCGGTCACCGCCGTCACCGCGCTGCAGAAGGCCGACCTGATCGTCGCCCTCGGCGCCCGTTTCGACGACCGGGTGACCGGCCGGCTGGACAGCTTCGCCCCGTACGCGAAGATCGTCCACGCGGACATCGACCCGGCCGAGATCGGCAAGAACCGTGCCGCCGACGTCCCGATCGTCGGGGACGCCCGGGAGGTCATCGCCGACCTGGTCCAGGCCGTCCAGGCCGAGCACAGCGAGGGCCACCGGGGCGACTACTCCGCCTGGTGGTCGGACCTGAGCCGCTGGCGGGAGACCTACCCGCTGGGCTACGACCTGCCGGAGGACGGTTCGCTGTCGCCGCAGCAGGTCATCCAGCGGATCGGGCAGCTCGCCCCGGCGGGCACGATCTTCGCGGCGGGGGTGGGTCAGCACCAGATGTGGGCGGCGCACTTCATCGACTACGAGCAGCCGGCCACCTGGCTGAACTCCGGCGGCGCCGGGACGATGGGCTACGCGGTCCCGGCCGCGATGGGCGCCAAGGCCGGCATGCCGGACCGCACGGTGTGGGCGGTCGACGGCGACGGCTGCTTCCAGATGACCAATCAGGAACTCACCACCTGTGCCCTGAACAACATTCCGATCAAGGTCGCCATCATCAACAACGGTGCCCTGGGCATGGTGCGGCAGTGGCAGACGCTGTTCTACAACCAGCGCTACTCGAACACGGTGCTGCACTCGGGTCCGGACGACGTCCGGGCGAACAGGGGCACCCGCGTGCCGGACTTCGTCAAGCTCTCGGAGGCGATGGGCTGTGTGGCCCTGCGCTGTGAGGACCCGGCGGATCTGGACAAGGTCATCGCCGAGGCCAACGCGATCAACGATCGTCCGGTCGTGATCGACTTCATCGTCCACGAGGACGCGCAGGTGTGGCCGATGGTGGCCGCCGGCACCTCCAACGACGAGGTCATGGCCGCGCGGGGCGTCCGCCCCGACTTCGGCGACGGCGAAGACGACTGA